A window of the Streptomyces griseochromogenes genome harbors these coding sequences:
- the treS gene encoding maltose alpha-D-glucosyltransferase — protein sequence MTVNDPVPDTFEDTPVKDRDPEWFKRAVFYEVLVRSFQDSDGDGIGDLKGLTAKLDYLQWLGVDCLWLPPFFKSPLRDGGYDVSDYTAVLPEFGDLADFVEFVDAAHQRGMRVIIDFVMNHTSDQHPWFQESRKNPDGPYGDYYMWADDDKRYEDARIIFVDTEVSNWTFDPVRGQYYFHRFFSHQPDLNYENPAVQEEILAALKFWLDLGIDGYRLDAVPYLFAEEGTNCENLPATHAFLRRVRREIDAMYPDTVLLAEANQWPEDVVDYFGDYACGGDECHMAFHFPVMPRIFMAVRRESRYPVSEILAKTPAIPSGCQWGIFLRNHDELTLEMVTDEERDYMWAEYAKDPRMRANIGIRRRLAPLLDNDRNQIELFTALLLSLPGSPILYYGDEIGMGDNIWLGDRDAVRTPMQWTPDRNAGFSFCDPGRLFLPTIMDPVYGYQVTNVEASMSSPSSLLHWTRRMIEIRKENHAFGLGSFTELQSSNPAVLAFLREYGDDLVLCVNNFSRFAQPTELDLRVYDGRHPVELIGGVRFPAIGELPYLLTLAGHGFYWFRLTRVASRIGRRR from the coding sequence ATGACTGTCAACGACCCCGTGCCGGACACGTTCGAGGACACCCCGGTCAAGGACCGGGACCCGGAGTGGTTCAAACGCGCCGTCTTCTACGAGGTACTCGTCCGCTCCTTCCAGGACAGCGACGGCGACGGCATCGGCGACCTGAAGGGTCTGACCGCCAAGCTCGACTACCTGCAATGGCTCGGCGTCGACTGCCTCTGGCTGCCGCCCTTCTTCAAGTCCCCCTTGCGTGACGGCGGTTACGACGTCTCCGACTACACCGCCGTGCTCCCCGAATTCGGTGACCTGGCCGACTTCGTGGAGTTCGTCGACGCCGCCCACCAGCGCGGCATGCGCGTCATCATCGACTTCGTCATGAACCACACCAGCGACCAGCACCCGTGGTTCCAGGAGTCCCGCAAGAACCCCGACGGCCCCTACGGCGACTACTACATGTGGGCCGACGACGACAAGCGCTACGAGGACGCACGTATCATCTTCGTCGACACCGAGGTCTCCAACTGGACCTTCGATCCCGTGCGCGGCCAGTACTACTTCCACCGCTTCTTCTCGCACCAGCCCGACCTCAACTACGAGAACCCGGCGGTGCAGGAGGAGATCCTCGCCGCCCTGAAGTTCTGGCTGGACCTCGGCATCGACGGCTACCGTCTGGACGCGGTTCCCTATCTCTTCGCGGAGGAGGGCACCAACTGCGAGAACCTGCCCGCCACGCACGCGTTCCTCCGGCGGGTCCGGCGCGAGATCGACGCGATGTACCCGGACACCGTGCTGCTGGCGGAGGCGAACCAGTGGCCGGAGGACGTGGTCGACTACTTCGGCGACTACGCCTGCGGCGGCGACGAGTGCCACATGGCGTTCCACTTCCCCGTCATGCCGCGCATCTTCATGGCCGTACGCCGCGAGTCCCGCTACCCCGTCTCCGAGATCCTGGCCAAGACCCCGGCCATCCCCTCGGGCTGCCAGTGGGGCATCTTCCTGCGCAACCACGACGAGCTGACCCTCGAAATGGTCACCGACGAGGAACGCGACTACATGTGGGCCGAATACGCCAAGGACCCGCGGATGCGCGCCAACATCGGCATCCGCCGCCGCCTCGCGCCCCTGCTCGACAACGACCGCAACCAGATCGAGCTGTTCACCGCCCTGCTGCTGTCCCTGCCCGGCTCGCCGATCCTCTACTACGGCGACGAGATCGGCATGGGCGACAACATCTGGCTCGGCGACCGCGACGCCGTCCGCACCCCCATGCAATGGACCCCCGACCGCAACGCGGGCTTCTCGTTCTGCGATCCGGGGCGCCTCTTCCTGCCCACCATCATGGACCCGGTCTACGGCTACCAGGTCACCAACGTCGAGGCCTCCATGTCCTCGCCGTCCAGCCTGCTGCACTGGACCCGCCGCATGATCGAGATCCGCAAGGAGAACCATGCCTTCGGGCTCGGCTCCTTCACGGAACTCCAGTCGTCCAACCCGGCGGTCCTCGCCTTCCTGCGCGAGTACGGCGACGACCTGGTCCTGTGCGTCAACAACTTCTCCCGGTTCGCCCAGCCGACCGAACTCGATCTGCGGGTCTACGACGGACGGCACCCGGTAGAGCTGATCGGCGGGGTGCGCTTCCCGGCCATCGGTGAACTTCCCTACCTGCTGACGCTCGCGGGCCACGGCTTCTACTGGTTCCGGCTCACCCGAGTCGCATCCCGCATCGGCCGCCGCCGCTGA
- a CDS encoding maltokinase N-terminal cap-like domain-containing protein: protein MPKTITPRPRTAAGADRPPASLGGLLRDWLPRQRWFAGKDRPVTDLTVLSVTELFPGCLHLLVHASHAPVPAPGGTAPPGDCYQLLLGVREHLAPRLERAFIGRVEEGPLAGLAVYDALHDPRCAHLLLERLRQSGPAGPLRFEADPALHLPGGLPPRLLDAEQSNSSIVYGDAYILKVFRRVQPGVNPDLEVPGALAAQGCDRVPAPVAWFSTNAPRPATLGVLQPFLPDATDGWTLALRALAAGDDFTAEARELGRAMAEVHLALAQAFPPAGPGENELMAQAMCARLEAATHAVPALRPFVPGLRAAFGALATCDTGPPAQRIHGDLHLGQVLRAGRDWFVIDFEGEPSRPLTERRAPQSPVRDVAGMLRSFDYAARQRRPWRPEWARRCREAFCAGYAAHAGWDPRKKHALLRAHETDRAVYEVLYEARHRPDWLPVPMAAIKRLAVWGD from the coding sequence ATGCCGAAGACCATCACGCCCCGGCCGAGAACCGCGGCCGGCGCGGACCGGCCGCCGGCCTCGCTGGGCGGGCTGCTGCGCGACTGGCTGCCGCGGCAGCGCTGGTTCGCGGGCAAGGACCGGCCCGTCACCGATCTGACGGTGCTCTCCGTGACCGAGCTTTTCCCGGGGTGTCTGCACCTGCTCGTCCACGCCTCGCACGCACCGGTACCCGCACCCGGCGGCACCGCCCCGCCCGGCGACTGCTACCAGCTGCTGCTCGGTGTGCGCGAGCACCTCGCCCCGCGTCTGGAGCGGGCGTTCATCGGCCGCGTCGAGGAGGGCCCGCTGGCCGGTCTCGCGGTCTACGACGCGCTGCACGACCCGCGCTGCGCCCATCTGCTCCTGGAGCGGCTGCGGCAGTCCGGCCCTGCCGGTCCGCTCCGCTTCGAGGCGGACCCGGCGCTCCATCTGCCCGGCGGGCTCCCGCCCCGGCTGCTGGACGCCGAGCAGTCCAACTCGTCGATCGTCTACGGTGACGCGTACATCCTGAAGGTCTTCCGCCGCGTCCAGCCGGGCGTCAACCCGGACCTGGAGGTGCCGGGCGCGCTGGCGGCTCAGGGGTGCGACCGGGTGCCGGCGCCGGTCGCCTGGTTCAGTACGAACGCGCCGCGCCCGGCCACCCTGGGCGTCCTGCAGCCGTTCCTGCCCGACGCCACCGACGGCTGGACGCTGGCGCTGCGGGCGCTCGCCGCGGGCGACGACTTCACCGCCGAGGCCCGGGAGCTGGGCCGGGCCATGGCCGAGGTGCACCTGGCGCTGGCCCAGGCCTTCCCGCCGGCCGGGCCGGGCGAGAACGAGCTTATGGCTCAGGCGATGTGCGCGCGGCTGGAGGCCGCCACGCACGCCGTGCCCGCGCTGCGGCCCTTCGTCCCCGGTCTGCGCGCCGCGTTCGGCGCCCTGGCCACGTGCGACACCGGACCTCCCGCCCAGCGCATCCACGGCGACCTGCACCTCGGGCAGGTGCTGCGGGCCGGGCGCGACTGGTTCGTCATCGACTTCGAGGGCGAGCCGTCCCGGCCGCTCACCGAGCGGCGCGCCCCGCAGTCCCCGGTGCGGGACGTGGCCGGGATGCTGCGCTCCTTCGACTACGCGGCCCGGCAGCGCCGCCCCTGGCGGCCGGAGTGGGCCCGCCGGTGCCGGGAGGCGTTCTGCGCGGGCTACGCGGCCCACGCCGGATGGGACCCGCGCAAGAAGCACGCGCTGCTGCGCGCGCACGAGACGGACAGGGCGGTGTACGAGGTGCTGTACGAGGCGAGACACCGTCCGGACTGGCTGCCGGTTCCGATGGCCGCGATCAAGCGGCTCGCCGTGTGGGGAGACTGA
- the glgB gene encoding 1,4-alpha-glucan branching enzyme has protein sequence MALRDTARPESAGPVPVTAVPLDAGDRDRLLGGAHHDPHALLGAHPVAGGVLFRALRPNARAVSVVVDGRREALASEGGGLFAAVLPYPRIPSYTLLVAYDDAEQEVEDPYRFLPALGELDLHLIREGRHEQLWRALGAEPMTHQGVTGTRFTVWAPNARGVRVAGDFTYWDGTQYPMRSLGACGVWELFLPGVGEGARYKFEITSRYGGRFLKADPMARRTEVPPATASVVSVSRYEWGDAEWMAHRGDTPVHEAPFSVYEVHLPSWRPGLTYRRLADELPAYVKEMGFTHVELMPVAGHPFSGSWGYQVTSYYAPTPRLGSSDDFKYLVDALHRAGIGVIMDWVPAHFPKDDWALARFDGDPLYEPGDERRAEHPDWGTYEFDFGRIEVRNFLVANAVYWCEEFHIDGLRVDAVASMLYLDYSRDSGQWTPNVFGGREDLDAVAFLQEMNATVYRRCPGVVTIAEESTAWDGVTRPTDSGGLGFGLKWNMGWMHDSLEYIRHEPVHRKYHHNEMTFSMVYAYSENYVLPISHDEVVHGKQALVSKMPGDWWQRRANHRAYLGFMWAHPGKQLLFMGQEFAQGAEWSEAHGPEWWLLDADYCSAGDHRGVQDLVRDLNTLYRATPALWQRDCDPGGFQWVLCDAADDNVFAFLRFDAQGSPLLAVSNFSPVVRHGYRLWVPEGIPAWQEALNTDDARYGGGGVGVGARGALGPEAGFLRLTLPPLATVWLTPVR, from the coding sequence ATGGCACTGCGCGACACCGCACGTCCCGAGTCCGCGGGACCCGTTCCGGTCACGGCCGTCCCGCTCGACGCGGGCGACCGCGACCGGCTGCTGGGCGGCGCCCACCACGATCCGCACGCCCTGCTGGGCGCCCACCCGGTGGCGGGCGGCGTCCTGTTCCGGGCGCTGCGCCCGAACGCCCGCGCGGTGAGCGTCGTGGTGGACGGCAGGCGCGAGGCCCTGGCCTCCGAGGGCGGCGGACTCTTCGCCGCCGTGCTGCCGTACCCGCGGATCCCGTCGTACACGCTGCTGGTGGCCTACGACGATGCCGAGCAGGAGGTGGAGGACCCGTACCGCTTCCTGCCCGCCCTCGGCGAGCTGGACCTCCATCTGATCCGCGAGGGCCGGCACGAGCAGCTGTGGCGGGCACTCGGCGCCGAGCCCATGACCCACCAGGGCGTGACCGGCACCCGCTTCACCGTGTGGGCGCCGAACGCCCGGGGGGTGCGCGTCGCCGGTGACTTCACGTACTGGGACGGTACGCAGTACCCGATGCGCTCGCTCGGCGCGTGCGGTGTGTGGGAGCTGTTCCTGCCGGGCGTCGGCGAGGGCGCCCGGTACAAGTTCGAGATCACCTCCCGCTACGGCGGCCGGTTCCTGAAGGCGGACCCGATGGCCCGCCGCACGGAGGTTCCGCCCGCGACGGCCTCCGTCGTCTCGGTCTCCCGGTACGAGTGGGGCGACGCGGAGTGGATGGCCCACCGGGGCGACACCCCCGTGCACGAGGCGCCGTTCTCGGTGTACGAGGTCCATCTGCCCTCCTGGCGTCCGGGCCTGACCTACCGCCGGCTGGCCGACGAACTGCCCGCGTACGTCAAGGAGATGGGCTTCACGCATGTGGAGCTGATGCCGGTCGCCGGGCATCCCTTCAGCGGGTCCTGGGGCTATCAGGTCACCTCCTATTACGCGCCCACGCCTCGCCTCGGCTCGTCGGACGACTTCAAGTACCTGGTCGACGCGCTGCACCGGGCCGGCATCGGTGTGATCATGGACTGGGTGCCGGCCCACTTCCCCAAGGACGACTGGGCGCTGGCCCGGTTCGACGGGGACCCGCTGTACGAGCCCGGGGACGAGCGGCGGGCCGAGCATCCGGACTGGGGCACCTACGAGTTCGACTTCGGACGCATCGAGGTGCGCAACTTCCTCGTCGCCAACGCCGTGTACTGGTGCGAGGAGTTCCATATCGACGGTCTGCGCGTGGACGCCGTCGCCTCCATGCTCTACCTCGACTACTCACGGGACTCCGGGCAGTGGACGCCGAACGTCTTCGGCGGCCGGGAGGACCTGGACGCGGTGGCCTTCCTCCAGGAGATGAACGCCACCGTCTACCGGCGCTGCCCGGGCGTGGTGACCATCGCCGAGGAGTCCACCGCCTGGGACGGGGTGACCCGGCCGACGGACAGCGGCGGGCTCGGCTTCGGGCTGAAGTGGAACATGGGCTGGATGCACGACTCGCTGGAGTACATCCGGCACGAGCCGGTGCACCGCAAGTACCACCACAACGAGATGACCTTCTCGATGGTGTACGCCTACAGCGAGAACTACGTGCTGCCCATCTCCCACGACGAGGTGGTGCACGGCAAGCAGGCCCTGGTGTCGAAGATGCCGGGCGACTGGTGGCAGCGGCGGGCGAACCACCGCGCCTACCTCGGCTTCATGTGGGCCCACCCTGGCAAGCAACTGCTCTTCATGGGGCAGGAGTTCGCGCAGGGAGCGGAGTGGTCCGAGGCGCACGGTCCCGAGTGGTGGCTGCTGGACGCGGACTACTGTTCCGCGGGCGACCACCGGGGTGTACAGGACCTGGTCCGGGATCTGAACACGCTGTACCGGGCGACCCCGGCCCTGTGGCAGCGGGACTGCGATCCGGGCGGTTTCCAGTGGGTACTGTGTGACGCGGCGGACGACAACGTGTTCGCGTTTCTGCGGTTCGACGCCCAGGGCTCCCCGCTGCTGGCCGTGTCGAACTTCTCCCCCGTCGTCCGTCACGGCTATCGCCTGTGGGTGCCCGAGGGGATTCCCGCCTGGCAGGAGGCGCTGAACACGGACGACGCGCGTTACGGCGGCGGCGGTGTGGGCGTCGGCGCCCGGGGGGCGCTGGGGCCCGAGGCCGGGTTCCTGCGCCTGACGCTGCCTCCGCTCGCCACTGTCTGGTTGACGCCCGT